In Aythya fuligula isolate bAytFul2 chromosome 14, bAytFul2.pri, whole genome shotgun sequence, the following proteins share a genomic window:
- the PPARGC1B gene encoding peroxisome proliferator-activated receptor gamma coactivator 1-beta yields the protein MAEPGPDCGALLDEALSSFVFNYLADSQYEVSGEEHLYSDFPEIDLSQLDASDLDSASCFSELQWCAEHSETESSQYSTDDSELFQIIDSENEALLAALTETLDDIQGADVGLAAFRALEEGDTLNHAYTSPAPSPKPAAPVSGGPPLAPEVDELSLLKKLLLSPSHAPPSCEAQRDGSARRPGTPKSRPSRPCTKVEAPRDRRASIPQVQSRSCTELHRHLTSAAPWTQTSALRAPEECPGGRHHSAAGNCAHHEDDSDSSEDSLSSGDAMTSPSSAEDGAGSWFSCDGEINTVVELIRYMHTYCLPPRKLPAHDATDTKPKPCSSPFKRAKPDCPPQPGHPGGAESQLGCTWQAAGGCKKPAASFSILKELLARDLLCDVSKPYRLGKPVYASFAQLPAASCPAMLVQDGADTGGTCKSRAKVVPEKAEPRQSLGAEAKAPQEPGSLEEEAGKHVGASAVSTGKAARRPESTIYAVRRSKRLNPELGHWLSFLDEPPLEPSVPREAPASREPTLCPSPEAFSTEEPVAEVEVGGTEEGDVGSMAPPPEPQPLVLESPGGSEEGEGAESQRCAPWQQAETPRCLMLSLAQTDPTFGKRNFEPMLTVELCGTAGLTPPTTPPYKPAEEDLYKPDIPQEAGDEDSMAPSPGAGSTGDTGASQKTLKKQPERTELLAHLSRAAEQPGVLKRPFSCSFGDHDYCQVLKPEATLQRKVLKSWEPPGQMEMEHKRRVPDAHYQGLDLSSKEAGGEMVWKDGVKQLRDQEIRASLTKHFGFLDSALDSEDMAFCKTPEYDTVFDDSCSESGSPVEEEEDEEEEEHCDSPLDTKLCLRRNPLSRTSLHYCSRSRSSSGSSCCRSRSPTSRRTFRCENGEQCQGGSGSRGQLEKKREKAIGEGRVVYIRNLSSNMSSSELKKRFEVFGEIVECQVLSRTNRGDKYGFITYRYSEHAALSLKNGTSLRKRNEPSFQLSSGGLGHFFWTRYADLDCSAEESSLAPVKSKYETMDFDSLLQEAQLSLHR from the exons tATGAGGTGTCTGGCGAGGAGCACCTCTACTCTGACTTCCCCGAGATTGATTTGTCCCAGCTGGACGCCAGCGACTTGGACTCCGCCAGCTGCTTCAGCGAGTTGCAGTGGTGTGCGGAGCACTCCGAAACCGAGTCCAGCCAGTACAGCACCGATGACTCCGAGCTCTTCCAG ATAATAGACAGCGAGAATGAAGCGCTGCTGGCGGCCCTCACCGAGACTTTGGATGATATTCAGGGAGCTGACGTGGGCCTGGCTGCCTTCCGAGCTCTGGAAGAGGGGGACACGCTCAACCATGCCTACACCTCGCCTGCCCCTTCCCCCAAACCCGCTGCCCCGGTCTCGGGGGGGCCGCCCCTGGCCCCCGAGGTTGATGAGCTGTCTCTA CTGAAGAAGTTGCTCCTCTCTCCATCACACGCGCCTCCCAGCTGCGAGGCTCAGAGAGACGGGAGTGCCCGGCGCCCGGGGACCCCTAAGTCCCGACCCTCGAGGCCCTGCACAAAG GTGGAGGCTCCCCGGGACCGGAGGGCGAGCATCCCGCAGGTGCAGAGCCGCAGCTGCACTGAGCTGCACCGGCACCTCACCTCAGCGGCCCCCTGGACACAGACCTCAGCCCTCCGCGCACCAGAGGAGTGTCCCGGTGGCCGCCACCACTCTGCCGCAGGCAACTGCGCCCACCACGAGGACGACAGCGACTCCAGCGAGGACTCGCTGAGCTCCGGTGATGCAATGACTTCCCCTTCCTCGGCGGAGGATGGCGCCGGCAGCTGGTTCTCCTGCGACGGGGAGATAAACACGGTGGTGGAGCTCATCCGCTACATGCACACCTACTGCCTGCCGCCGCGGAAGCTGCCCGCCCACGATGCCACTGACACCAAGcccaagccctgcagcagccccttcAAGAGAGCCAAACCGGACTGTCCCCCGCAGCCGGGACACCCTGGTGGTGCTGAGAGCCAGCTGGGCTGCACCTGGCAGGCAGCCGGGGGCTGCAAGAAGCCTGCAGCATCCTTCTCCAtcctgaaggagctgctggcacgGGACCTGCTGTGTGATGTGAGCAAGCCCTACCGCCTGGGCAAGCCCGTGTATGCCTCCTTTGCCCAGCTGCCCGCTGCCAGCTGCCCCGCCATGCTAGTGCAGGATGGGGCGGACACTGGTGGGACCTGCAAATCCAGAGCCAAAGTGGTGCCAGAGAAAGCGGAGCCAAGGCAGAGCCTCGGGGCCGAGGCGAAGGCTCCACAGGAACCTGGCAGtttggaggaggaggctgggaagCACGTGGGCGCCTCAGCTGTGTCCACAGGGAAGGCAGCCCGGCGGCCAGAGAGTACCATTTACGCTGTCCGCCGGTCCAAGAGACTCAATCCCGAGCTGGGCCACTGGCTCTCCTTCCTTGATGAGCCACCGCTCGAGCCTTCTGTGCCCCGGGAAGCCCCAGCCTCCAGGGAGCCCACGCTGTGCCCGTCGCCGGAGGCCTTCTCCACTGAGGAGCCTGTGGCCGAAGTGGAGGTGGGTGGCACGGAGGAGGGAGACGTCGGGAGCATGGCACCGCCACCAGAGCCTCAGCCCCTCGTCCTGGAATCCCCAGGGGGCAGCGAGGAGGGCGAGGGTGCTGAGAGCCAGCGCTGTGCCCCCTGGCAGCAAGCAG AAACACCCCGGTGTCTCATGCTGTCCTTGGCGCAAAC tGACCCGACCTTTGGGAAGAGAAACTTTGAGCCAATGCTGACCGTGGAGCTGTGTGGGACAGCAG GTCTCACGCCGCCCACCACTCCGCCGTACAAGCCCGCCGAGGAGGACCTGTACAAGCCAGATATCCCCCAGGAGGCTGGCGACGAGGACAGCAtggcccccagccctggggccgGGAGCACAGGGGACACAGGAGCCTCCCAGAAAACCCTGAAGAAGCAGCCCGAGAGGACAGAGCTCTTGGCCCACCTGAGCCGTGCCGCCGAGCAGCCGGGCGTGCTCAAGCGGCCCTTCTCATGCTCCTTTGGGGACCATGACTACTGCCAGGTGCTGAAGCCGGAGGCCACCCTGCAGAGGAAGGTGCTCAAGTCATGGGAGCCCCCGGGCCAGATGGAGATGGAGCACAAGAGGAGGGTCCCGGACGCACACTACCAGGGGCTGGACCTCAGCAGCAAGGAGGCGGGCGGCGAGATGGTGTGGAAGGATGGTGTCAAGCAGCTGCGAGACCAGGAGATCAGAGCCAGCTTAACGAAGCACTTTGGCTTCCTGGACAGTGCTCTTGATAGCGAGGATATGGCCTTCTGCAAGACCCCCGAGTATGACACTGTCTTTGATGACAGCTGCAGTGAGAGCGGCTCCccggtggaggaggaggaggacgaggaggaggaagagcactGTGACAGCCCATTGGATACCAAGCTGTGCTTGCGGAGAAACCCCCTTTCCAGGACCAGTTTGCATTACTGTTCCCGGAGCAGGTCCAGCTCGGGGTCTTCGTGCTGCCGGTCCCGATCCCCCACCAGCAGACGCACCTTCAG GTGTGAGAATGGTGAACAGTGTCAAGGTGGCAGTGGGAGCCGGGGCCAGCTGGAGAAGAAACGGGAAAAGGCCATC GGGGAAGGCCGGGTGGTGTACATCAGGAACCTCTCCAGCAACATGAGCTCCAGCGAGCTGAAGAAACGCTTTGAGGTGTTTGGTGAGATCGTGGAGTGCCAGGTCCTGTCCAGGACTAACAG GGGGGATAAATACGGCTTCATCACCTACCGGTATTCAGAGCACGCTGCCTTATCTCTGAAGAACGGCACCTCACTAAGGAAGAGGAACGAGCCTTCCTTCCAGCTCAGCTCTGGTGGCCTCGGGCACTTCTTCTGGACCAGATACGCTGACTTGG